ATGATAATGCCGAAATGTCTCAGTGTGACAAATTCTGTTTTGCCTTTAACTGATATGGTCCAGAGTCTCGGGtggtgtaagtcagcatagctctattAACCTCAGTGGAGCTACAGCAATTTACAGCAGCTAAGATTCTGGTCCTCAAAATGCCTGTTAAGGTCATGCACTACTTTACCAATCAAGTTCTTTAGCAGCTGATTTCCCATTTGACCAAATCCAGATAGACTCTTGCTGCCTGCTATTCAATCCAATCCAAAAGGTTTCAGATGGAATTGCCGAGAACAACCAATTCTGTTAATGACACAAGAAAGTATGAACGAGTTATTTACAGTGATGCTCTCCAACCTAATGGCTGAACTActaaatttgatatttttaagaCCACATTTCATAAATACTACAGCATGTCAAACAACGGAAAATACTTGTgtgtaacatttttctttttccattgacATTTCCCGACCAATTctaaaaaataccatttcttctGGACTCTCAATCCATAGCAGATCTGCACTTCTGTATCTTCTACATTTCTCCCTTGCTTGAACCCAGCTGGCAGGGGCCTCTGTGCCGAAGTAGTAACAGTTGCCACTCCAATACGACCAACCAGAAAAATGGGGGCACCACAAACTTTTCATAGCTAGTCAAATACAAAGGAGCAATAATACTCGAGGGTCCTGATTACTGACAGCAGACAAAAGGAGAATTAGTTAAGCACTGACAAAATGCCGGGGAAAGGGAAATAACTGCTAGGAATGAACACGTGAAACATTGCTTATGCCAAGAACAAAGGCAATCACTCACCTTCAAATTTTTGTACTGCATTAGGAAAACCCGCCATATATAAAGCACTTATGTTTAGGTACCTCTCTCACAGACTGCAGGTGCACTCTGAACACTGCACAAATGGAAATCGTCACAAGTTCCCGTGTAGGGATTGCACAGATCATCGTTGTGACACAACCCGCACACAGAGGAACAATCCCTTCCGAAGTAACCCATGGAGCAATCtaagaaacaaaatagaaaacaGCACTGTCATTCATTTCAGGGACACATAGGTTGTTATGATACAAATTTACAATGAGGTTGTGGCTACCTCTTACAGTCAGGCAGGGAGTAAGGGACATCACTCCAGGATAGCCTATGGAAGGTTGATGCAGAGAACAAAAGGGCTACCACAAGCTTTCTCCCTTCAGGAAGCTAATTGTGGAAAGGAGGCAGGGGTGACGAGCCTAAAGGGCTGGAACTCTGCCTCCCTAGGGCCAGCCAGGAGTGAGGGTATGCTTTACCCCTTAAAGAATGCCTTATGGTGCCCACCATAGGGCAGTGTAGTTGTTGGGGTCTCAACCAAATGCTGCAAATTTGCCTTATACAAACAACCATCAACAATAAGACACAAAACAatattgttatgagctgggtgaaactttgATATGCATTTAGTTAGAACCTCATTCAAATGGATGTGTGAACACTCCCTTCACTTAAGATAGCTGTATAAACAATTAGGGCCATACCTAAAACAAGGCCTAATAGAatctgcccagaaactagcaccaGGTGGGTGGGTTCCACTGCGTATTGTGACCAGGTATGTTGGATTTGTGGGGCGGGGAGTAAGAGAACACACAGAAagtgagaagggagagagagagacagaggcaaaagAGAAGGCTAAGCGTTTTGAGCACAGTCAGACCCTGGAAAAAGCTTGAGAGTGAACTTTTGAGACTGGGGCTGTAAACTAAGAAACCGCTACTCTTGTTCTAGGTTACCCCTTCATTCAGCAGAGCAGCACTTTGTACGTTCttggtaaataaacaagatttcatctgctaaacctagagttgtgagttcaattcttgagggggccgtttaaggatttggggattggtcctactttgaggaaggggttggactagttgacctcctgaggtcccttccaaccctgatattttaagATTCTAACTTCTACTTCCAAATGGAACTAGCTGCTCAGGTCGAAAAGGGACAATTTATTCAAATTATGTTAAAAATACGACTTTAAATTCCACAGTGCATAATCAGTTCTGAGAGATTCATTCCTGCCCCTGACAGAAATCTGAGGAGTCTGTCTTTTTCTCACACTATGATAACTCGTGTGCAGCTTGTCAGGCCAACAGAGTCTCACTGAGGAAACTCACAAAAGTTTGGATGGTCATTCCCACAAAGTCTTCAGCTATATGATCATACAACACTGGGGAATGTGACATACTTTCAGGGGGAAAATATAAGATATTGGGAAGTAGCCATAACCACGGCATTGCTGTTATCCTAACAGACAATACTAAGATCACAGTGGCATCAGAAGCAGCTTCTCTCTGCCATTCTATATGATGCAGGAGGGAcagagagtgaaatcctgactctagtaaagtcaatgggagctgttccATTAATATCAATGGATCAGAATTTCACTCAGAGTATATAAGTAGTCATGTGATGCAGTGGATTTGCTCTATGGATTGTTCTAATAAATCAACTTACCTGATTTTACATAGGCATAGGAATTGCTCTCCTCACTTTTCAACAATACGGTCCCCCTGGCAAGGGCATATGCATTATTCCATGTAGAAATTCCTGTGCATTTCTCCCTAAGCTCCAGGCAAGCTTCTTTAGCAGAATTCAAATCTGCATGTACTTGTGATGGAATACTTGGTGGTGAGAGAAGTACCTTTCCTTTGTGTTCCTGATACCGCTCAGTATCTTGCGAGGGGGGAAGGAAgatgggaagaaaaataaaatgcaggtcACCACCTGAAATGGAATGTATGCAGATACCCACACTTGCCCTGGAGCCAATGCTCCAGAATGCACAGCTCAGCAATGTGCTCTGGCAAAAAACCCTGGGTCTCCATTTTCTCCCCCTGGCAGCAGCTGGCATGTGTACTACTTCTGAGTTAACATAAAAAATTTCCTGCCATTTCATCTAAACAAGGAAACATGATAAAAGAGTGACAAACAGCAATGAACCCAGGTTCTGATCAGATCAATGCTGTTGTGCTCTCTAAAGGTTTACCATGCATACTGCCTTTGTTGCACTCCCCAGCTCAAACTTATGCAACAGTGTGATGGGGCATCactggccctgaaagggttaaaactcAGCCTGGAGGACTGCAAGGAAACAGTCAATTAGGGAGGTGGCTGCAGCCAATTAGGAGGTGGCTGCAGCCAATTAGGAGGTGGCAGGACCAGCCAATCATGGCCCAGCTGGCCCATATAAAGGAAGCTGCAGGAAGCCCAAGTGAGGGGACTGACTTCCTAGAGGGCTGCAGGACTAGCACTGTGAACAGAGTTACTAGAGCTtgcaggcctgaggccctgggaAGAGGGTGAAGGAGCCAGAAGCAGGAGCTGAAGGTGTTGGGGCTgtggagaagtggcccagggaactgaggcagactggtggagaaagaaaggagggtcAGTGGGAAGCTGGTgtttacagggtccctgggctgggacccagagtagtgggtgggcctgcgtctgCCCCCAACTCACTGCtgaagcagcagccaggctgtGGAGTGGCTAGACTGTTATGGAAGGAGTCCCCTGGAAGGTGGAACCCAGATTGTGACAGGAGGGCCGTGCCACAGAACAGAGGCAGTGAAACTGGAACTGCAGTGGGTCTTCAGGGGGAGACTAGGATGGGAGAGGCaccaccagcagagggcacaCTCATTGACCAGAACTAATTCCCAAAACggccagcagggagaggcagcGAGGTgcatgggcccatggtgcccaaCCTCCAGGGATATTCAGGGCCTGGCTGCACCAATGTTCGGAGCCAGGCCTCACCCCGGGTGCCTCCCCATGCCCCAGAGCGTCCCTGCCTCAAGCAGGTGACTGCCCTCCCT
This sequence is a window from Chelonoidis abingdonii isolate Lonesome George chromosome 7, CheloAbing_2.0, whole genome shotgun sequence. Protein-coding genes within it:
- the LOC116837223 gene encoding C-type mannose receptor 2-like, whose amino-acid sequence is MERSRTGTWTEALRYCKRYRDTELLKITNASEKKWILGLPLNNFWIGLNNLENVTNFAWSEGTLADITAPWLWMSRPAQPNNAYCVKISSGILIALDCSAKAHWICKRSADTERYQEHKGKVLLSPPSIPSQVHADLNSAKEACLELREKCTGISTWNNAYALARGTVLLKSEESNSYAYVKSDCSMGYFGRDCSSVCGLCHNDDLCNPYTGTCDDFHLCSVQSAPAVCERGT